A genomic stretch from Plasmodium reichenowi strain SY57 chromosome 4, whole genome shotgun sequence includes:
- a CDS encoding putative membrane protein (conserved Plasmodium membrane protein, unknown function) encodes MVNQDDKFKKHKNEMWQNDEIYKNKSVNSTKDNSFMNMNGKNNFPLEDEYKDIFQINNFSKNNDHNKNNVHLIKNHNMKHNNNFITNEESEKNSFLSNKDLIIFNLQDIKNDGNMKKFDHTNTFQTKSNTTTNNYNQRNSLNAILSNSNMNPIETNQLNNVLKNDNTINMYENNNSYYEKNIQGKMNIINLSDNDINHDDDKRNSLDIFPFFKKFKGIRTKLLSYYDIDTDVVIYRCMCALFPYLNVDKNYDVINNMYDIEKNCVNTNENDFDNNTSTKEYTSQEKNIYTNNSKSNVKNNDKINKDKTNLFDDQTYDEENVRKSSNVNDALDYYDNKLGLEKNPDIYSFVWLNLFISFLVFFLFNIKNVFFNDINNNISTNDILSNNRNNNILDNQSKLNILYNTIFFIYSFNIFIPIIIYLTIYFKTKKNPPFKLIYLISLLSYNNIILLPIIFIYKIIIINTSINLVLYLYAILRFLIFIFYINTSIFYIYKYTNNIFFNHFTTDFIYLLYVIFFLSYVSFYILLKYYIFNHL; translated from the coding sequence atggttAATCAAGATGATAAATTTAAgaaacataaaaatgaaatgtGGCAAAATGATgagatatataaaaacaaatcTGTTAATTCAACGAAAGATAATTCTTTTATGAATATGAATGGAAAGAATAATTTTCCTTTAGAAGATGAATATAAGGATATATTTCAgattaataatttttctaagaataatgatcataataaaaataatgtgcatcttataaaaaatcataatatgaaacataataataattttattacaaATGAGGAATCAGAAAAAAACTCTTTTTTATCGAATAAAgatttaattatttttaatttacaagatattaaaaatgatggTAATATGAAAAAGTTTGATCATACTAATACATTTCAAACAAAATCTAATACGACtacaaataattataatcaaAGAAATAGTCTAAATGCTATTTTGTCTAATTCGAATATGAATCCAATCGAAACGAACcaattaaataatgtattgaaaaatgataatacaataaatatgtatgaaaataataattcatattatgaaaaaaatattcaaggaaaaatgaatattataaatttaagtgataatgatataaatcatgatgatgataaaagaAATTCTTTGGATATTTTCCctttctttaaaaaatttaaaggtataagaacaaaattattaagTTATTATGATATAGATACAGACGTTGTCATATATAGATGTATGTGTGCCTTATTTCCATATTTAAATGTTGACAAAAATTATGatgttataaataatatgtatgatattgaaaaaaattgtgtgaatacaaatgaaaatgatttCGATAATAATACGAGTACCAAAGAATATACATCCCAAGAAAAGAACATTTATACAAACAACAGCAAAAGCaatgttaaaaataatgataaaattaataaagataaaacTAACCTTTTTGATGACCAAACAtatgatgaagaaaatgtaAGAAAATCAAGCAATGTGAATGATGCTTTagattattatgataataaacTAGGGTTAGAAAAAAATCCAGATATTTATTCCTTCGTATGgttaaatttatttatatcctttctagtgttttttctttttaatataaaaaatgtatttttcaatgatattaataataatatatcaacAAATGACATATTATCAAATAATAGgaacaataatattttagATAATCAAAgcaaattaaatattttatataatactatatttttcatatattcatttaatatatttattcccattataatatatctaacAATTTATTTCAAAACTAAAAAAAACCCACCTTTcaaattaatatatcttatatctttattaagttataataatattattttattaccaattatttttatttataaaattattattataaataccTCCATAAATTTAGTACTCTATCTTTATGCAATTCTACGTTTCcttatctttattttttatattaatacatctattttttatatttataaatatacaaacaatatattttttaatcaTTTTACTACAGATTTCATATATCTACtttatgtaatttttttcctttcatatgtatctttttatattcttctaaaatattacatatttaatcatttataa
- a CDS encoding ran binding protein 1, putative → VELKEVEIKTGEEDESLFWSGRSKLYRWVEGEWKERGLGESKLLLHKKKGIIRFLLRQEKTLKVVANHYIYPNESYCKLVPNAGSEKIYAWTVKDFAEEPKIEQFALKFNTADAAKLFKQKFDEAGQVNLKLLDSQGNLKEKVEEKKDDDKKEKKDDNSDNNKKTKEDEEEKKDKVEKEEKKKEDEKENVKKDVKEDVKEDVKEDVKEDDEEKKDKVEKDEKKKEDEKEKVKEDDKNKEEKDKDDKTKDDDTSKDEKEKEVEKKEDVKEKEEKEKEKVDKKSDDKKSDDKKNDEEENIKRED, encoded by the coding sequence GTTGAATTAAAAGAAGTGGAAATAAAAACAGGAGAAGAAGACGAAAGTTTATTTTGGTCTGGACGATCAAAATTGTATAGGTGGGTTGAGGGTGAATGGAAAGAAAGAGGATTAGGTGAATccaaattattattacataagaaaaaaggaataataCGATTTCTTTTAAGGCAAGAAAAAACATTGAAAGTTGTAGCTAaccattatatatatcccAATGAATCATATTGTAAGCTTGTTCCAAATGCTGGAAgtgaaaaaatatatgctTGGACAGTGAAAGATTTTGCAGAGGAACCAAAAATTGAACAGTTTGctttaaaatttaatacTGCCGATGCAgcaaaattatttaaacaaaaatttGATGAGGCAGGACAAGTCAATCTTAAACTTTTGGATAGTCAGGGAAATTTGAAAGAAAAGgttgaagaaaaaaaagatgacgacaaaaaggaaaagaaaGATGATAACagtgataataataaaaaaacaaaggaggatgaagaagaaaagaagGATAAGGTTGAAAAGGaggagaaaaaaaaagaagacGAAAAGGAAAACGTGAAGAAAGATGTAAAGGAAGATGTAAAGGAAGATGTAAAGGAAGATGTAAAGGAAGATGACGAAGAAAAGAAGGATAAGGTTGAAAAGgatgagaaaaaaaaagaagacgaaaaagaaaaagtcaaagaagatgataaaaataaagaagagAAGGATAAGGATGATAAAACAAAAGATGATGATACTTCTAAGGATGAAAAGGAAAAGGAAgttgaaaaaaaagaagatgttaaagaaaaagaagaaaaggAGAAAGAAAAGGTTGATAAAAAAAGCgatgataaaaaaagtgatgataaaaaaaatgatgaagaagaaaatattaaaagagaagattaa